The [Eubacterium] siraeum genome contains a region encoding:
- a CDS encoding head-tail connector protein encodes MKLSEVTSAKIKAFCGVSDDEDGMLEICAGAAKSYIKGYTGLDDAKIDEYEDITVAYLVLINDMYSSRDFSSDRASQNPVTAQILALHSVNLLNGVNENDI; translated from the coding sequence GTGAAACTAAGCGAGGTAACAAGCGCAAAGATTAAGGCATTCTGCGGTGTCAGTGATGACGAGGACGGAATGCTTGAAATCTGTGCCGGAGCGGCAAAATCCTATATCAAGGGCTATACGGGGCTTGACGATGCGAAAATAGACGAATATGAAGACATCACGGTGGCTTACTTAGTACTTATAAACGATATGTATTCCTCTCGTGACTTCTCGTCCGACAGAGCGTCACAGAACCCCGTGACCGCTCAGATACTCGCCCTGCACAGCGTAAATCTGCTGAACGGAGTGAATGAGAATGACATTTAA
- a CDS encoding terminase large subunit encodes MTIKDSRAYKYAVWASQDSSGKVGRYVRKQCAEWLKAVEDGYVDAQEWNKITALLKAIQHPDLGRDMYSSLEDYSLLFIYAVLCTKTDGKLYYSTGLLEIARKNYKTFTAAVIFIIGMLTLPRFSRLFSVAPDLKLSSELKVAIKKIIKSSPLLEKHFKVMRSEIRCLMCDTEYTPLAYSKDKLDGKLAHLFLADEVGAMDGYPVEAMRSSQITLKSKLGILISTQYPNDDNGLKDEIDIAKKQLDGVYSSGKKYFALLYEPDIELVPDWRMNDSVLYQSNPVAVDNVDLFSELKDNRQLAVLYENKRENFLCKHCNIQYKGIGSEGYVDLISVQNCSEEIPDEFWRGKIVYLGLDLSQTEDNTALAMICYHEGKIYVKSVAFVPAEKVEEKSVKEHVNYKTHIANGDCFACGDYIIDYGFVENYILTLKEKYGVIISQLGFDRWNALSTVQKLESADDPIECVEIRQHSSVLHAPTKWLKEQILTGNIVFAKNELLEINFSNARCTEDTNLNKYVNKKRSAGKVDMVVSLINAVYLLQQEILNGDCGVFVQY; translated from the coding sequence ATGACGATTAAAGACAGCCGTGCGTACAAATATGCCGTGTGGGCATCGCAGGACAGCTCCGGTAAGGTCGGCAGATACGTCAGAAAACAGTGTGCCGAATGGCTGAAAGCTGTCGAGGACGGTTATGTAGACGCTCAGGAATGGAACAAGATAACCGCATTGCTCAAAGCCATACAGCACCCGGACTTAGGCCGTGATATGTACTCATCGCTTGAAGATTACAGCCTGCTTTTTATCTATGCGGTGCTTTGCACGAAAACAGACGGAAAGCTGTATTACAGCACAGGACTGCTTGAAATCGCCCGTAAGAACTACAAGACGTTCACAGCGGCGGTAATATTCATCATCGGTATGCTGACATTGCCACGCTTTTCCCGTCTGTTCTCTGTAGCTCCCGACTTAAAGCTGTCGAGCGAGCTGAAAGTAGCTATCAAGAAAATCATAAAATCCTCTCCGCTGCTTGAAAAGCATTTCAAGGTTATGCGGTCCGAGATCAGATGCTTGATGTGTGATACGGAGTACACTCCGCTTGCGTACAGTAAGGATAAGCTGGACGGTAAGCTTGCGCATCTGTTCCTTGCCGACGAAGTCGGGGCTATGGACGGCTATCCGGTTGAAGCAATGCGTTCTTCGCAGATCACGCTTAAGAGCAAGCTCGGAATACTTATTTCCACACAGTACCCGAATGATGATAACGGCTTAAAGGATGAAATCGACATAGCAAAGAAACAGCTTGACGGGGTGTACAGCTCCGGCAAGAAATATTTTGCGTTGCTTTACGAGCCGGATATTGAGCTTGTACCCGACTGGAGGATGAACGACAGTGTGCTGTATCAGTCGAACCCTGTAGCTGTCGATAATGTGGACTTGTTTTCGGAACTGAAAGACAACCGTCAGCTTGCCGTGCTGTATGAAAACAAGCGTGAGAACTTCCTATGCAAGCACTGCAACATTCAGTATAAGGGTATAGGTAGTGAAGGGTATGTTGACCTTATATCCGTGCAGAACTGCTCGGAGGAGATACCGGACGAGTTCTGGCGGGGGAAGATAGTCTATCTCGGACTTGACCTCTCTCAGACTGAGGATAACACGGCACTCGCTATGATATGCTATCACGAGGGCAAGATATATGTTAAATCGGTAGCGTTTGTTCCTGCCGAAAAGGTAGAGGAAAAATCGGTAAAGGAACACGTTAATTACAAGACGCATATCGCAAACGGTGATTGCTTTGCGTGCGGCGATTATATCATAGATTACGGCTTTGTCGAGAATTACATACTGACGCTGAAAGAAAAGTACGGCGTTATAATATCTCAGCTCGGCTTCGACCGTTGGAATGCGCTCTCCACAGTGCAGAAGCTCGAAAGCGCCGATGATCCGATAGAGTGCGTAGAGATACGACAGCATTCAAGCGTGCTTCACGCTCCGACAAAGTGGCTCAAGGAGCAGATACTCACGGGAAATATAGTGTTTGCAAAGAATGAACTGCTTGAAATAAATTTCAGCAATGCAAGGTGTACAGAGGACACGAACCTGAACAAGTACGTCAATAAGAAGCGCTCTGCCGGCAAGGTCGATATGGTGGTGTCGCTGATAAATGCGGTGTATCTGCTTCAGCAGGAGATACTCAACGGCGATTGCGGTGTGTTTGTGCAATATTGA
- a CDS encoding HNH endonuclease produces the protein MLKACSRCGKIHKPGECTAGIKYTQKIRDSEADRFRNRKIWRRKADEILERDGHCCRVCLSAGVINSTDLSVHHIVPLKVDYDRRLDNDNLITLCRYHHEAAERGRISRQELATMTCTVDFSRHNI, from the coding sequence ATGTTAAAAGCATGTTCAAGATGTGGTAAGATCCACAAGCCCGGAGAATGCACAGCCGGGATAAAATACACACAGAAGATACGGGACAGCGAAGCCGACAGGTTTCGCAACCGCAAGATATGGCGCAGAAAAGCCGATGAAATACTCGAGCGTGACGGTCACTGCTGCAGAGTGTGCCTGTCGGCAGGCGTTATCAACAGCACGGACCTGTCTGTGCATCATATCGTACCGCTAAAGGTCGATTATGACCGCAGGCTTGATAACGACAACCTTATAACGCTTTGCCGCTATCATCACGAGGCGGCGGAGCGAGGACGTATCAGCAGGCAGGAACTGGCAACTATGACTTGTACCGTCGATTTTTCACGCCACAACATATAG
- a CDS encoding HK97 family phage prohead protease, whose protein sequence is MKIEIRSADLMHISGYVNAVERDSKQLPASMAPGMTTPFVERIVSGTFAKSLKDHPKVELRFNHSKVLDTTDGTLKLREDSIGLHAEADITDREVIAEARAGHLTGWSFGFSGAQAHIEPCDEGVQRRMITGLTLHEVSILNRNPAYIATSIETRGEETTVTEQRSAENDKVEVTDEIREFIPDYSKEIEILQLMSDYSDGKETV, encoded by the coding sequence ATGAAAATCGAAATCCGTTCCGCTGATCTTATGCACATCAGCGGATATGTAAACGCTGTTGAGCGTGACAGCAAGCAGCTGCCTGCGTCAATGGCGCCCGGCATGACAACGCCGTTTGTCGAGCGCATCGTAAGCGGTACGTTTGCGAAAAGTCTTAAAGATCATCCAAAGGTCGAGTTGAGGTTCAATCACAGCAAGGTGCTTGACACTACAGACGGAACGCTTAAACTGCGTGAGGACAGCATAGGACTTCACGCAGAAGCCGACATCACCGACAGAGAGGTAATTGCTGAGGCGAGGGCAGGACATCTGACAGGGTGGAGCTTCGGCTTTTCGGGAGCACAGGCGCACATTGAGCCGTGTGATGAGGGAGTTCAGCGCAGAATGATTACGGGACTGACACTGCATGAGGTGTCAATCCTCAACCGCAACCCCGCATACATCGCAACGTCAATAGAAACAAGAGGCGAGGAAACGACCGTGACGGAACAGCGCAGTGCTGAAAACGATAAGGTCGAAGTAACAGACGAAATCCGGGAGTTTATCCCCGATTACAGCAAGGAAATTGAAATTTTACAGCTTATGTCGGATTACTCCGACGGAAAGGAAACAGTATGA
- a CDS encoding phage portal protein, whose amino-acid sequence MGLFDKIFRRDTEGTDIEVAFGLKQISNITREQALEIPAVSAAVNFIAGTIASLPIRLYNSNDEVQTAAEITEDNRLYLLNEESGDTLNPTEIKRAVIRDMLLDGTGYMHIERSGNEVLALRYVRDSAVSVEKNSDAIYKTLRMLVDGRVYNPWDFVILSRNSVDGGKGVSILAENPTLLTSSYMLLQLEKAMSRRGGNKKGFLRTEHRVDELAMKDIREAWRKLYSNNGDGMMILQNGLDFKESSSTAVEMQLNQNKVTNAEQIAMLFGLSPNVLSGRGADDRTYINSIRTAVLPVVSAFEMALNRALLLEKEKHNKYFIIDTSELLKADILTRYQAYQIGLAANFLQPDEIRFKENLAPLGLDFIKLGLNDVLYDPKTRQIYTPNTDSHAKIDDAGLQSGDEGDIIQVRHYLQNPITGKLMGSTSDGAIKSVTVSEDGTVTTVYKPQAKTKYAPSPQRNHSGIQVKPKTYAKLCGEFNTKYPGSRKGFQGTVFKGKYQYLATSDGEGGVIINRKIKL is encoded by the coding sequence ATGGGGCTGTTTGACAAGATATTCAGACGTGACACTGAAGGCACCGATATTGAAGTGGCTTTCGGTTTAAAGCAGATAAGCAACATAACACGGGAACAGGCGCTTGAGATCCCTGCGGTTTCAGCGGCCGTTAATTTTATAGCCGGCACAATAGCAAGCCTGCCGATAAGGCTGTATAACAGCAATGACGAAGTTCAGACAGCGGCGGAAATCACTGAGGATAACCGTCTGTATCTGCTGAATGAGGAATCGGGCGATACTCTGAACCCGACAGAAATAAAGCGTGCGGTTATCCGTGATATGCTCCTTGACGGGACGGGATATATGCACATAGAGCGGAGCGGAAACGAGGTATTGGCTCTCAGATATGTCCGTGACAGTGCTGTGAGTGTGGAGAAAAATTCGGACGCAATCTATAAGACGCTCCGTATGCTCGTTGACGGCAGAGTGTACAATCCGTGGGATTTTGTTATTCTCAGCCGTAACAGCGTTGATGGCGGAAAGGGAGTAAGCATACTTGCCGAAAATCCCACGCTTTTGACATCAAGCTATATGCTGTTACAGCTTGAAAAGGCGATGAGCCGCAGAGGCGGTAACAAGAAGGGCTTTCTGCGCACAGAGCACAGAGTAGACGAGCTAGCGATGAAGGATATACGTGAAGCATGGAGAAAGCTTTATAGCAACAACGGCGACGGTATGATGATACTGCAGAACGGACTCGACTTCAAGGAAAGCAGCTCCACCGCCGTTGAGATGCAGTTAAATCAGAACAAGGTGACAAATGCAGAGCAGATAGCAATGCTGTTTGGCTTATCTCCCAATGTGCTGTCGGGCAGAGGAGCCGATGACAGAACGTATATCAACAGCATAAGAACAGCAGTACTGCCTGTTGTTTCTGCGTTTGAAATGGCGCTTAACAGGGCACTGCTCCTTGAGAAAGAAAAGCATAACAAGTATTTTATCATAGATACTTCTGAACTGCTCAAGGCTGATATTCTGACACGCTATCAGGCGTATCAGATAGGTCTTGCAGCAAACTTCTTACAGCCGGACGAAATACGCTTCAAGGAAAACCTTGCGCCGCTCGGCCTTGACTTTATCAAGCTCGGACTTAACGATGTGCTGTACGACCCGAAAACACGGCAGATATACACGCCGAATACCGACAGTCACGCTAAAATTGATGATGCAGGCTTGCAAAGCGGCGATGAGGGTGATATAATACAGGTAAGACATTATTTGCAGAACCCTATAACAGGAAAATTAATGGGAAGCACGAGTGACGGTGCAATCAAATCCGTTACGGTAAGCGAGGACGGCACGGTAACAACGGTTTACAAGCCGCAGGCTAAAACTAAATACGCACCGTCACCGCAGAGAAATCACAGCGGTATACAGGTAAAGCCAAAGACTTATGCAAAGCTGTGCGGAGAGTTTAATACGAAGTATCCGGGAAGTAGAAAAGGATTTCAAGGTACGGTTTTCAAAGGAAAATATCAGTACTTGGCAACTTCAGACGGAGAAGGCGGAGTGATTATAAACCGTAAAATTAAATTGTGA
- a CDS encoding phage major capsid protein, translating into MNLKALIEKRNALIADMKSLCDKATAETRAMTTEEQTDYDAKKSEVEALNKTIRSIEEQNALNLNSAKSDGTATDKEQAETRAFENYLRTGQIVETREDVNLTKGDNGAVIPATIANKIIHKVIDICPIYQIATRYTLGGTLSIPYYDEETQAISMAYATEFTDPVSTSGKFLSIELKGYLARGFCKISRSLINNSQFDIVSYVINKVAIAAAKWIENQLINGAASKIDGLAAGVTQVVTTASATAITADELIDLQETIPDVYQDNACWIMNRATRTAIRKLKDNEGRYILNPDATAKWGYTLFGKPVYTTDSVSAIASEKTAIYYGDMSGLAVKTSEDVSIQILNEQYATQHAVGILTWIEIDAKVENAQKIAALKMKKAGG; encoded by the coding sequence ATGAATTTAAAAGCACTCATCGAAAAGAGAAATGCTCTTATCGCCGATATGAAGTCACTCTGCGATAAGGCTACAGCAGAAACAAGAGCGATGACAACAGAGGAGCAGACAGACTATGACGCTAAGAAGTCGGAAGTCGAAGCGCTGAACAAGACAATCCGCTCAATCGAGGAGCAGAACGCTCTTAATCTGAACTCCGCAAAGTCAGACGGCACAGCAACCGACAAGGAGCAGGCAGAGACAAGAGCTTTCGAAAATTATCTGCGTACAGGCCAGATAGTCGAAACAAGAGAAGATGTCAATCTGACAAAGGGCGATAACGGCGCAGTCATCCCTGCAACTATCGCAAACAAGATAATCCATAAGGTTATCGACATCTGCCCTATCTATCAGATAGCAACAAGATACACGCTCGGCGGCACTCTCTCGATTCCCTATTACGACGAAGAAACGCAGGCTATCTCAATGGCATATGCCACAGAGTTTACGGATCCTGTAAGCACATCAGGCAAATTCCTCAGTATCGAACTCAAGGGCTATCTTGCTCGTGGATTCTGTAAAATTTCAAGAAGCCTTATCAATAACTCGCAGTTTGACATTGTTTCATACGTTATTAACAAAGTTGCAATTGCAGCGGCAAAGTGGATCGAAAACCAGCTTATCAACGGCGCAGCAAGCAAGATAGACGGTCTTGCCGCAGGCGTTACACAGGTGGTAACGACCGCATCGGCGACAGCTATCACGGCAGACGAGCTTATCGACCTGCAGGAAACAATCCCCGATGTATATCAGGACAATGCCTGCTGGATCATGAACAGGGCTACAAGAACCGCTATAAGAAAGCTCAAGGACAACGAGGGCAGATATATCCTTAATCCCGATGCAACGGCAAAGTGGGGCTATACGCTGTTCGGTAAGCCCGTATACACAACCGACAGCGTATCGGCTATTGCTTCCGAAAAGACAGCTATCTACTACGGCGATATGAGCGGTCTTGCAGTTAAGACCTCCGAAGACGTGTCTATCCAGATACTCAACGAACAGTACGCAACACAGCACGCTGTTGGCATTCTTACATGGATAGAGATTGACGCAAAGGTCGAGAATGCCCAGAAGATTGCCGCCCTTAAGATGAAGAAGGCAGGAGGCTAA
- a CDS encoding RusA family crossover junction endodeoxyribonuclease translates to MKTEFFMPMIPPTVTAQEHKVTVSHGKPIFYDPPEVRSAKAKLTAYLSQHKPDKPYKKGVRLTTKWLFPKEQHKDGEYRITKPDTDNLQKMLKDCMTVCGFWTDDALVASEICEKFWAANPGIYIKVEVLK, encoded by the coding sequence ATGAAGACTGAATTTTTTATGCCGATGATACCGCCTACGGTAACGGCACAGGAACACAAAGTAACAGTTTCTCACGGCAAGCCGATATTCTATGATCCGCCCGAAGTCAGATCGGCGAAGGCTAAACTGACAGCGTACCTTTCTCAGCATAAACCCGACAAGCCGTATAAAAAGGGCGTAAGGCTGACGACAAAGTGGCTGTTCCCGAAAGAACAGCACAAAGACGGAGAGTATCGTATAACGAAGCCTGATACCGACAATCTTCAGAAAATGCTGAAGGACTGCATGACTGTTTGCGGGTTCTGGACTGATGATGCGCTTGTCGCAAGCGAGATATGCGAAAAGTTCTGGGCGGCAAATCCCGGAATATATATCAAGGTCGAGGTGCTGAAATGA
- a CDS encoding DUF551 domain-containing protein, which translates to MSEWISVEDRLPEKQSWNHIAILDTKTGRISVEQDLYAIETAEKFKQKKGFCKDGRFNGREVVIAWMPFPEPPISKQVTSSKRRPATETCLFCGRKIPDRSNADTIREFVCRFRQTASESTTTLLGTSIVTYRISPEELEKLMDNMIAEVIGEDSMKAWITKETVNFGATVVFAKTRNKAKSLALCTSCCEGANFCDIEVRRVPQMDKYYVDGKSEMDWFNPKDRIALVKECGFYCRHPIAEDCKDCPAKEFCDEAVLEKEHPNDR; encoded by the coding sequence ATGAGTGAATGGATAAGCGTGGAAGATAGACTTCCTGAAAAACAGTCGTGGAATCACATCGCCATCCTTGACACAAAAACAGGCAGAATCAGTGTAGAGCAAGACTTATATGCTATTGAAACGGCCGAAAAATTTAAGCAGAAAAAAGGGTTTTGCAAAGATGGAAGATTTAACGGCCGTGAAGTCGTCATTGCTTGGATGCCGTTTCCTGAACCGCCGATAAGTAAGCAGGTAACGAGTAGTAAACGCAGACCCGCAACCGAAACCTGCCTGTTCTGTGGGCGCAAAATTCCTGACAGAAGCAACGCAGACACAATCAGAGAGTTTGTCTGCCGTTTTCGGCAGACGGCAAGTGAATCGACAACGACATTACTTGGCACAAGCATTGTAACTTACAGAATATCGCCAGAGGAGCTTGAGAAACTTATGGATAATATGATAGCGGAGGTAATTGGAGAAGATAGCATGAAAGCTTGGATTACGAAAGAAACTGTTAATTTTGGGGCAACAGTCGTCTTCGCTAAAACACGGAATAAAGCAAAATCGCTTGCATTATGCACAAGTTGCTGTGAAGGTGCAAATTTCTGCGATATTGAAGTAAGACGAGTACCACAAATGGACAAGTATTACGTTGATGGAAAATCGGAAATGGATTGGTTCAATCCGAAAGACAGAATCGCATTGGTGAAAGAATGCGGATTTTACTGTAGACATCCAATAGCAGAAGATTGCAAAGACTGCCCGGCGAAAGAATTTTGCGATGAGGCAGTGTTGGAAAAGGAGCACCCCAATGACCGCTAA
- a CDS encoding SHOCT domain-containing protein has translation MYLKLLTTDYATTTTNGILILIMLLICAAGVYCFYHLIKRSKLNKQYIEESGYKVTDELGDLKVDKNNSVWWVKNYFGEPIIHNFGEVIDYELVVNDNTVKGKGAFSRAVAGGLLFGGVGAVAGASTAKRVTVVTALYINVYLKDGTLERINFINTATKADSFTYNTMKDCAEKASALFTAMIADNESKNASPASTISAADEIAKYKKLLDDGAITEEEYNAKKKQLMEI, from the coding sequence ATGTATTTGAAATTGTTGACTACTGATTACGCAACCACTACCACGAATGGTATACTTATTTTGATTATGCTGCTTATATGTGCGGCTGGTGTCTATTGCTTTTATCACTTAATAAAACGTAGCAAATTAAACAAACAGTATATTGAAGAAAGTGGTTACAAAGTCACAGATGAATTGGGCGATCTTAAAGTAGATAAAAATAATTCTGTCTGGTGGGTAAAGAACTATTTTGGTGAGCCTATAATTCATAACTTCGGCGAAGTGATTGATTATGAACTTGTCGTAAACGACAACACCGTCAAAGGAAAAGGCGCATTTTCAAGAGCTGTTGCCGGTGGATTGCTATTCGGCGGTGTTGGAGCAGTGGCAGGAGCTTCAACAGCAAAACGGGTAACTGTTGTTACGGCACTATATATCAATGTGTATCTGAAAGACGGCACGCTTGAAAGAATAAACTTCATTAACACCGCAACTAAAGCAGATTCTTTTACATATAACACGATGAAGGATTGTGCTGAAAAAGCCAGTGCTTTGTTTACGGCTATGATTGCGGATAATGAAAGCAAAAACGCCTCTCCTGCTTCAACTATAAGTGCGGCAGATGAGATAGCAAAGTACAAAAAACTGCTTGATGACGGCGCAATAACCGAAGAAGAATATAATGCAAAGAAAAAGCAGTTGATGGAAATATAA
- a CDS encoding phage tail protein: MAKVIQGTDRKSAVCTKRFAYAPLTTDNADTLAYGDVTEIKDILITTKYTPKMNSASQYASGVQVDSYVAKAGGTLDVTIVNTNSADEVALFGAKVNTSTGVLESGKDDVVPDVMCIYSTMTSDGKINLYKFPKCKFTSQGENVQTTDENGVTFNSLALQANYKALINTGVDMYCVKGLDPVTDKASIDAWFATASGVIVASA, translated from the coding sequence ATGGCAAAAGTAATACAGGGTACAGATCGTAAGTCTGCTGTATGCACCAAGCGTTTTGCGTATGCACCGCTGACAACGGATAATGCCGATACACTGGCATACGGTGATGTGACCGAGATCAAGGACATACTTATCACAACAAAATACACTCCTAAGATGAACAGCGCATCGCAGTATGCGAGCGGTGTTCAGGTCGACAGCTATGTAGCTAAGGCAGGCGGTACGCTTGACGTAACAATTGTGAACACAAACTCCGCTGACGAGGTGGCACTTTTCGGTGCAAAGGTAAATACGTCAACAGGCGTACTTGAAAGCGGTAAGGATGATGTCGTACCCGATGTAATGTGCATCTACAGCACTATGACATCAGACGGCAAGATAAACCTGTATAAGTTCCCCAAGTGCAAGTTCACTTCACAGGGCGAGAACGTACAGACGACTGATGAGAACGGCGTAACATTCAACAGCCTTGCACTGCAGGCAAACTACAAGGCGCTTATCAACACAGGCGTTGATATGTACTGTGTAAAGGGTCTTGATCCCGTTACAGACAAGGCAAGCATTGACGCATGGTTTGCGACCGCTTCGGGCGTTATTGTAGCTTCAGCGTAA
- a CDS encoding phage head closure protein: MTFNRKITLISSEQKNGSQGKADRAVKTVYAKVSEPGVTAKYAAETAGYKSELTVYIWRREYSGQSVVQIDGKRYHVETTGAADSDLHIKLILARGG; the protein is encoded by the coding sequence ATGACATTTAACAGAAAAATCACGCTCATATCCTCCGAGCAGAAAAACGGCTCGCAGGGCAAAGCAGACAGGGCGGTAAAGACCGTATACGCAAAGGTTTCCGAGCCTGGCGTAACGGCAAAATATGCCGCCGAAACGGCAGGATACAAGTCGGAACTTACGGTGTATATTTGGAGACGTGAATACAGCGGTCAGTCTGTCGTACAGATTGACGGCAAGCGGTATCACGTCGAAACAACCGGAGCGGCCGACAGCGACCTGCATATAAAGCTGATACTGGCGAGAGGAGGCTGA